From Ammospiza caudacuta isolate bAmmCau1 chromosome 15, bAmmCau1.pri, whole genome shotgun sequence, a single genomic window includes:
- the FAM110A gene encoding protein FAM110A, giving the protein MPVEALQAGDTMKGVTVTAPFTSAMPVRILRKGPAYFRRHAEPGAGKPSAVERLEADKAKYVKSQKVVSTRQEPVRPLLLKQPLFTPGVRRAVLTPSRRAPPGPRRADAASPKTSLDLEILNNLINLCDSPFPKAESPLGRECRWRAEAPAVEGAVKPPESPATPKPPGNVAVRRVDVRPCGAPRSPVTPLPASPIPGGLPVTPSRSSPACPESARRQPLLHRSKSDLSDRLSRATADLERFFNYCGLDPEEMQDMGAERFARASSDIVSLKFHSVSTASSEGGRSPPSAATPEGRPAERVPYGISIIERNARVIKWLYGLRQAREPQQVSNV; this is encoded by the coding sequence ATGCCCGTCGAGGCGCTGCAAGCCGGTGACACCATGAAAGGGGTGACGGTGACGGCTCCTTTCACCTCGGCCATGCCCGTCCGTATCCTCCGCAAAGGTCCCGCGTATTTCCGCCGGCACGCCGAGCCGGGGGCCGGGAAGCCCAGCGCGGTGGAGAGGCTGGAGGCCGACAAGGCCAAGTACGTGAAGAGCCAGAAGGTCGTCAGCACCAGGCAGGAGCCGGTGAGGCCGCTGCTCCTCAAGCAGCCTCTCTTCACCCCCGGGGTGCGCCGGGCTGTGCTCACCCCCAGCCGCAGGGCACCcccggggccgcgccgcgccgATGCCGCCAGCCCGAAGACCTCCCTTGACCTGGAGATCCTCAACAACCTCATCAACCTCTGTGACAGCCCCTTCCCTAAGGCGGagagccccctgggcagggagtgCCGGTGGCGGGCGGAAGCTCCAGCGGTGGAGGGGGCTGTGAAGCCACCGGAGAGCCCGGCCACCCCCAAGCCCCCCGGCAACGTGGCCGTGCGCAGGGTGGACGTCCGTCCCTGCGGAGCTCCGCGGAGCCCGGTGACACCGCTGCCCGCATCCCCCATCCCCGGTGGGCTGCCTGTGACCCCGTCCCGGAGCTCGCCCGCCTGCCCGGAGAGCGCCCGCCGGCAGCCGCTGCTGCACCGCTCCAAGTCGGACCTGAGCGATCGCCTCTCGCGGGCCACCGCCGACCTGGAGCGCTTCTTCAACTACTGCGGCCTCGACCCCGAGGAGATGCAGGACATGGGGGCCGAGCGCTTCGCCCGCGCCAGCTCTGACATCGTGTCCCTCAAGTTCCACAGCGTGAGCACGGCCAGCTCGGAGGGCGGCCGCTCGCCGCCCAGCGCCGCCACGCCGGAGGGGCGGCCGGCCGAGCGGGTGCCCTACGGCATCTCCATCATCGAGCGCAACGCCCGCGTCATCAAGTGGCTCTACGGGCTGCGCCAGGccagggagccccagcaggTCTCCAATGTGTAG